In Desulfosediminicola ganghwensis, a single window of DNA contains:
- a CDS encoding FKBP-type peptidyl-prolyl cis-trans isomerase: MKIDTNDIVTLAFIGKLENGTEFMKVSEDKPIQVTIGNSELPPTVENALVGLEVGQSRTVRVTSEEGFGPRMKNLLQTINNKEFIQRINPKPGMVISLKVDRDGEEHQVPATVMEVNEGSVVVDYNHPLAGHNLTYEVSILNIQKPA; encoded by the coding sequence ATGAAAATTGATACAAATGATATCGTCACCCTGGCATTTATCGGAAAACTCGAAAACGGTACTGAGTTTATGAAAGTCAGTGAAGATAAACCCATACAAGTTACCATAGGTAACAGCGAACTGCCTCCAACGGTTGAAAATGCCCTGGTGGGACTCGAAGTTGGCCAGTCTCGCACTGTACGGGTTACCTCGGAAGAAGGTTTTGGACCACGGATGAAAAACCTGTTACAAACGATCAACAACAAAGAATTCATCCAGCGCATCAACCCGAAACCAGGCATGGTAATCTCGTTAAAAGTTGATCGGGATGGAGAGGAACATCAGGTTCCAGCTACTGTGATGGAAGTCAATGAAGGTTCTGTAGTTGTTGACTACAATCACCCACTTGCAGGCCACAACCTGACCTATGAGGTTTCGATCCTCAACATCCAGAAACCTGCCTGA
- the hisI gene encoding phosphoribosyl-AMP cyclohydrolase encodes MDFQKDENVMLNFEKSADGLLPAIVQDHETREVLMLAYINELSWQKTLETGKAHYWSRSRNKLWLKGESSGHVQVIHDILVDCDEDTVIFLVEQLGGAACHTGHRSCFHRKVDGDTLVVEGEKVFDPEAVYGKK; translated from the coding sequence ATTGATTTTCAAAAGGATGAGAACGTTATGTTGAACTTTGAAAAATCTGCAGATGGTCTGTTGCCAGCCATTGTGCAGGATCATGAGACCCGGGAGGTTTTGATGCTCGCATACATCAACGAGCTTTCCTGGCAGAAAACACTGGAGACCGGCAAGGCTCATTACTGGAGCCGCTCCAGAAATAAACTTTGGCTCAAAGGCGAATCATCCGGCCATGTGCAGGTTATCCATGATATTCTGGTTGACTGCGATGAAGATACCGTGATTTTTCTCGTTGAACAGCTTGGGGGGGCGGCTTGCCATACTGGTCACCGATCATGCTTTCACAGAAAAGTCGACGGAGATACTTTGGTAGTAGAAGGGGAAAAAGTTTTTGACCCTGAAGCGGTATACGGCAAGAAATAA
- a CDS encoding thermonuclease family protein, with amino-acid sequence MKAIFQTLIIVIGFFLPASSCLFASEILQGEVIKVIDGDSIVVRTAGGRKEIRLWGIDCPEYDQPHAGTAKKRTTNLLANDITIEVKGRDSYNRILAIAYSDSVCVNRELVRQGAAWVYDYYCRESVCREWNRLERQARAKRKGLWRDKEPTPPWEWRRTRG; translated from the coding sequence ATGAAAGCAATATTCCAGACTCTTATTATTGTAATCGGTTTTTTTCTACCGGCTTCCTCATGTCTATTTGCATCAGAAATATTGCAAGGTGAAGTTATAAAAGTAATAGATGGCGACTCAATTGTGGTTCGGACGGCAGGTGGTAGAAAGGAAATACGTTTGTGGGGGATTGATTGTCCTGAATATGATCAGCCGCATGCCGGAACAGCTAAAAAAAGAACTACGAATTTGCTGGCAAATGACATCACGATTGAGGTAAAGGGACGGGATAGCTATAACAGGATTTTGGCGATTGCCTATAGTGATTCTGTCTGCGTTAATAGGGAACTGGTTCGGCAGGGCGCTGCATGGGTATACGATTATTATTGCAGAGAATCAGTCTGTAGGGAATGGAATCGCCTGGAACGGCAAGCCAGAGCGAAAAGAAAAGGGCTCTGGCGCGACAAGGAGCCGACCCCTCCCTGGGAGTGGCGAAGAACAAGAGGGTAG
- a CDS encoding pentapeptide repeat-containing protein: MTRLTGVFCCIFVGVACTMAVCVDSVSANNQEDAVVKNTNLLRLEKTNSCPDCNLSGLNLNKLDLRGAELQGADLRNAKMYLVNLAGADLRDTLLEGAVMVGADLAKADLRGAMLGARSLDGAYVVGALLDEQRPDTNKEAIAENAAEGAVNQVTGAGELVTVRSEEEVPMVKTTVKAPTPKKLSPIRTATLRDPQQTIEEPDAQPM; the protein is encoded by the coding sequence ATGACCAGGTTGACAGGGGTATTCTGTTGTATCTTCGTTGGTGTCGCCTGTACCATGGCCGTTTGTGTCGATAGTGTCAGTGCAAACAATCAAGAGGATGCGGTTGTTAAAAATACTAACTTGCTGAGGCTGGAAAAGACAAATAGCTGTCCTGATTGCAACCTCAGCGGCCTGAATTTGAACAAACTGGATCTCAGGGGGGCTGAATTGCAAGGTGCAGATTTACGTAATGCCAAAATGTATTTGGTGAATCTTGCTGGTGCAGATTTACGAGATACTTTGCTTGAGGGGGCAGTCATGGTTGGCGCAGACCTGGCGAAAGCAGACCTCCGAGGAGCTATGTTAGGCGCGAGGTCATTGGATGGGGCTTATGTCGTAGGTGCCTTGCTTGATGAGCAGAGGCCTGATACCAATAAAGAGGCTATTGCGGAGAACGCAGCAGAGGGGGCTGTGAATCAGGTTACGGGGGCCGGAGAACTTGTCACGGTGAGAAGCGAGGAGGAAGTTCCAATGGTGAAAACCACGGTTAAAGCCCCTACTCCAAAGAAACTGTCGCCGATTAGGACCGCAACCTTACGAGATCCACAGCAGACGATTGAAGAGCCGGATGCCCAGCCTATGTGA